From the Theobroma cacao cultivar B97-61/B2 chromosome 2, Criollo_cocoa_genome_V2, whole genome shotgun sequence genome, one window contains:
- the LOC18610559 gene encoding protein CROWDED NUCLEI 2 isoform X1 produces the protein MFTPQRKAWPGLPLTPSTEPQRAGVSNTRSGGIGGKGKAVAFFDDTRKLPPPPVGSLSGRGPLNVGLEEEGMEDWRRFKEAGFLDEAALERRDHEALVERLSKLERELFDYQYNMGLLLIEKKEWTSKCEELTQELAEAEEILRREQAAHLIAYSEVQKREENLAKALDVEKQCVADLEKTLRDIQEEHAQVKLSSDTKLANASALVAGIEGKSLEVEEKMHAADAKLAEVNRKSSELEMKLQEMEARESLLQRERLSLIAEREAHQATFYKQREDLNGWERKLNKGEERLSELRRTLNQREEKANENDRLLKQKERSFEEVQNKIDLSTLKLKEMEDDVSKRFTDLVSKEKEAESMRSTLQAKEKDLVALEDMLTARERVEIQKLVNEQRVILDAKMQEFELELEEKRKSVNEELESKVNEVNQQEAELHHKEEKLRKQEQALDKKLERVKEREKDLEARLKTVKDRDKFVKTEEKKLELEKQQLYSAKESLQALKDEIDKIGAETSQQELRIREESQKLKITEEERSEHIRLQSELKQQIDSCRHQEELLLKEHEDLKQQRENFEKEWEVLDEKRVEITMQRKEIVEEKDKFEKFRHSEEERLKKEESAMRDYVCREMESIRLQKESFEASMKHEKSVLLEEAQNEHIKMLQDFELQKMNLETDLQNRFDQKQKDLQERIVAFEEVKERELANMRCSKEDVEREMEEIRSARLAVEREKQEVAINRDKLNEQQQEMRKDIDELGILSSRLKDQREHFIRERHSFLEFVEKLKSCKTCGEITRDFVLSNFQLPDVEDREIVPLPRLADELIRNHQGYLGASGVKNIKRSPEAYSQYPESAGRMSWLRKCTTKIFSISPTKRNESKAEGPGELTNKEAGGNIHEKAGEPSLRIPGDSINNQLLQSDKIGKVDDRSGPSLDHSYTDSKVQEVPEDSQQSERKSGRRKPGRKPKSGLNRTRSVKAVVEDAKLFLGESPEEPEPSESVQPDDISHANEESAGVSTHSENRARNNARKRRRPQDSKITDTELDAADSEGRSDSVTTGGQRKRQQTAAQGLQTPGEKRYNLRRPKLTVTAKAAQASSDLLKTRQEPDSGVVEGGVSDTENRSSNLVQVTTLKNVEIVEEKVVRFKTSVDVDDNANAAKPVGSVDLSEEVGTAENGNEDQSVSSIDEDEDDSDDEIEHPGEVSIGKKIWTFFTS, from the exons ATGTTCACGCCGCAGAGGAAGGCGTGGCCGGGACTACCGCTGACCCCCTCTACCGAGCCGCAAAGAGCGGGGGTTTCGAACACTAGGAGTGGAGGCATTGGCGGGAAGGGAAAAGCTGTTGCATTTTTCGATGATACGAGGAAACTACCACCACCGCCTGTTGGTTCTCTTAGCGGCAGAGGGCCGCTGAATGTGGGATTGGAAGAGGAGGGCATGGAGGATTGGAGGCGGTTCAAGGAAGCTGGTTTCTTGGACGAAGCGGCCTTGGAAAGGAGGGACCATGAGGCCCTTGTCGAAAGGCTCTCCAAGCTTGAAAGAGAG CTTTTTGATTACCAGTATAATATGGGCCTTCTCCTCATCGAGAAAAAAGAATGGACATCAAAGTGTGAAGAATTGACGCAAGAACTTGCTGAAGCTGAGGAGATCCTAAGACGTGAGCAGGCTGCACACTTGATTGCCTATTCTGAAGTTCAAAAGCGAGAGGAGAACTTGGCAAAAGCCTTAGATGTTGAAAAACAGTGTGTGGCAGAT CTTGAAAAGACATTACGTGATATTCAAGAAGAACATGCCCAGGTCAAGCTTAGTTCTGACACAAAGTTGGCTAATGCGAGTGCACTGGTTGCTGGAATTGAAGGAAAATCCTTGGAAGTGGAAGAAAAGATGCATGCTGCTGATGCTAAGCTTGCAGAGGTAAATAGAAAAAGTTCAGAATTGGAAATGAAACTGCAAGAGATGGAGGCCCGTGAAAGTCTGCTTCAAAGAGAGCGCCTCTCCTTAATTGCTGA ACGAGAAGCACATCAGGCAACCTTTTACAAACAGAGGGAAGACTTGAATGGGTGGGAGAGGAAACTAAACAAAGGAGAAGAGAGGCTGTCTGAGCTTAGGAGAACACTTAATCAGAGGGAGGAAAAGGCAAATGAGAATGATAGACTTCTCAAGCAGAAAGAGAGGAGTTTTGAAGAGGTACAaaataagattgatttgtCCACCTTGAAGTTAAAGGAGATGGAAGATGATGTAAGCAAACGATTTACTGATTTGGTTTCCAAAGAGAAG GAAGCTGAGTCCATGAGAAGTACTCTACAGGCAAAAGAGAAGGATCTAGTTGCATTGGAAGACATGCTTACTGCTAGAGAAAGG GTGGAGATTCAGAAACTTGTTAATGAGCAAAGGGTTATTCTTGATGCTAAAATGCAGGAGTTTGAGTTGGAACTGGAGGAAAAGAGAAAGTCTGTTAATGAGGAACTTGAAAGCAAGGTAAATGAAGTGAACCAGCAGGAAGCCGAACTTCACCACAAGgaagaaaaattgagaaaGCAAGAACAAGCATTGGATAAGAAGTtggagagagtgaaagagagagaaaaggacCTCGAGGCGAGGTTGAAAACTGTCAAGGACAGAGATAAGTTTGTGAAAACTGAGGAGAAAAAGTTGGAGTTGGAAAAGCAGCAACTGTACTCTGCTAAAGAGAGCTTGCAGGCTCTCAAAGATGAGATTGATAAGATAGGGGCTGAAACTAGTCAGCAGGAGTTAAGGATACGTGAAGAGTCTCAAAAGCTTAAAATAACTGAAGAGGAGAGGTCGGAACACATCCGTTTGCAGTCAGAATTGAAACAGCAGATAGACAGCTGCAGACATCAGGAGGAGTTGCTTTTGAAGGAACATGAAGATCTGAAACAGCaaagggaaaattttgagaaagagTGGGAAGTTTTGGATGAAAAAAGAGTTGAAATTACCATGCAACGAAAGGAAATTGTTGAAGAAAAGGATAAGTTCGAAAAGTTTCGACATTCAGAAGAAGAAAGGTTGAAGAAGGAGGAATCTGCCATGCGAGATTATGTTTGTAGGGAGATGGAATCAATCAGGCTGCAGAAAGAATCATTTGAAGCCTCAATGAAGCATGAGAAGTCAGTTCTATTGGAAGAAGCTCAGAATGAACACATTAAAATGCTTCAAGATTTTGAGCTGCAGAAAATGAATCTTGAAACTGATTTGCAGAATAGGTTTGATCAAAAGCAGAAAGATTTGCAGGAAAGGATTGTTGCATTTGAAGAGGTGAAGGAGAGAGAACTTGCTAATATGAGATGCTCGAAAGAAGATGTTGAGAGGgaaatggaagaaataaggTCTGCAAGGCTTGCTGTAGAAAGGGAAAAACAGGAAGTTGCAATTAACAGGGATAAGCTGAACGAGCAGCAGCAAGAAATGCGAAAGGATATTGATGAACTGGGTATACTTAGCAGCAGGCTCAAGGACCAGCGGGAACATTTTATCCGTGAAAGACATAGCTTCCTTGAATTTGTTGAGAAGCTTAAGTCTTGTAAGACCTGCGGAGAAATAACGAGGGACTTTGTACTCTCTAACTTCCAACTACCTGATGTGGAGGATAGGGAAATCGTTCCTCTTCCACGACTAGCTGATGAACTCATAAGGAATCATCAAGGTTATTTGGGTGCTTCTGGTGTTAAAAATATCAAGAGATCTCCTGAAGCTTATTCACAGTATCCTGAATCTGCTGGTCGCATGTCTTGGCTTCGCAAATGCACTACCAAGATTTTTAGCATTTCACCaacaaagagaaatgaaaGTAAAGCTGAAGGGCCCGGTGAGCTTACCAATAAGGAAGCAGGAGGAAATATTCATGAAAAGGCAGGAGAGCCATCTTTAAGGATTCCAGGTGACTCTATCAATAACCAATTGCTCCAATCTGATAAAATTGGAAAGGTGGATGATCGATCTGGTCCATCCCTTGATCATAGCTACACTGACAGTAAAGTGCAAGAAGTTCCTGAAGATTCTCAGCAGTCAGAGAGGAAGAGTGGTCGCCGCAAACCTGGAAGAAAACCTAAATCTGGACTGAATCGGACACGCTCAGTGAAGGCTGTAGTTGAAGATGCAAAACTATTCCTTGGTGAAAGTCCAGAAGAACCTGAGCCTAGTGAGAGTGTGCAGCCAGATGATATCAGCCATGCTAATGAAGAAAGTGCTGGTGTTTCTACTCATAGTGAGAACAGGGCACGCAATAATGCAAGAAAGCGGCGACGACCACAAGATTCCAAAATTACAGATACCGAGTTGGATGCTGCAGATAGTGAAGGACGTTCTGATAGTGTCACAACTGGTGGGCAAAGGAAGAGGCAACAGACAGCTGCTCAAGGCCTCCAAACCCCAGGGGAAAAAAGATACAATCTCAGGCGACCCAAGCT TACAGTCACAGCCAAGGCAGCCCAAGCCTCATCTGATTTGCTGAAGACTAGGCAGGAGCCTGATAGTGGTGTCGTGGAGGGAGGAGTTTCTGATACTGAGAACAGAAGTTCTAATTTAGTGCAGGTCACAACATTGAAAAATGTGGAGATTGTAGAAGAGAAGGTTGTCAGG TTCAAAACAAGTGTGGATGTCGATGACAATGCCAATGCTGCAAAGCCAGTTGGGAGTGTGGATTTGAGTGAAGAAGTTGGTACAGCTGAAAATGGCAATGAAGATCAGAGTGTGAGCTCGATCGATGAAGATGAGGATGACTCTGATGATGAGATAGAACATCCGGGTGAAGTCTCAATAGGAAAGAAAATCTGGACCTTTTTTACCTCATGA
- the LOC18610559 gene encoding protein CROWDED NUCLEI 2 isoform X2, with protein MFTPQRKAWPGLPLTPSTEPQRAGVSNTRSGGIGGKGKAVAFFDDTRKLPPPPVGSLSGRGPLNVGLEEEGMEDWRRFKEAGFLDEAALERRDHEALVERLSKLERELFDYQYNMGLLLIEKKEWTSKCEELTQELAEAEEILRREQAAHLIAYSEVQKREENLAKALDVEKQCVADLEKTLRDIQEEHAQVKLSSDTKLANASALVAGIEGKSLEVEEKMHAADAKLAEVNRKSSELEMKLQEMEARESLLQRERLSLIAEREAHQATFYKQREDLNGWERKLNKGEERLSELRRTLNQREEKANENDRLLKQKERSFEEVQNKIDLSTLKLKEMEDDVSKRFTDLVSKEKEAESMRSTLQAKEKDLVALEDMLTARERVEIQKLVNEQRVILDAKMQEFELELEEKRKSVNEELESKVNEVNQQEAELHHKEEKLRKQEQALDKKLERVKEREKDLEARLKTVKDRDKFVKTEEKKLELEKQQLYSAKESLQALKDEIDKIGAETSQQELRIREESQKLKITEEERSEHIRLQSELKQQIDSCRHQEELLLKEHEDLKQQRENFEKEWEVLDEKRVEITMQRKEIVEEKDKFEKFRHSEEERLKKEESAMRDYVCREMESIRLQKESFEASMKHEKSVLLEEAQNEHIKMLQDFELQKMNLETDLQNRFDQKQKDLQERIVAFEEVKERELANMRCSKEDVEREMEEIRSARLAVEREKQEVAINRDKLNEQQQEMRKDIDELGILSSRLKDQREHFIRERHSFLEFVEKLKSCKTCGEITRDFVLSNFQLPDVEDREIVPLPRLADELIRNHQGYLGASGVKNIKRSPEAYSQYPESAGRMSWLRKCTTKIFSISPTKRNESKAEGPGELTNKEAGGNIHEKAGEPSLRIPGDSINNQLLQSDKIGKVDDRSGPSLDHSYTDSKVQEVPEDSQQSERKSGRRKPGRKPKSGLNRTRSVKAVVEDAKLFLGESPEEPEPSESVQPDDISHANEESAGVSTHSENRARNNARKRRRPQDSKITDTELDAADSEGRSDSVTTGGQRKRQQTAAQGLQTPGEKRYNLRRPKLTVTAKAAQASSDLLKTRQEPDSGVVEGGVSDTENRSSNLVQVTTLKNVEIVEEKFKTSVDVDDNANAAKPVGSVDLSEEVGTAENGNEDQSVSSIDEDEDDSDDEIEHPGEVSIGKKIWTFFTS; from the exons ATGTTCACGCCGCAGAGGAAGGCGTGGCCGGGACTACCGCTGACCCCCTCTACCGAGCCGCAAAGAGCGGGGGTTTCGAACACTAGGAGTGGAGGCATTGGCGGGAAGGGAAAAGCTGTTGCATTTTTCGATGATACGAGGAAACTACCACCACCGCCTGTTGGTTCTCTTAGCGGCAGAGGGCCGCTGAATGTGGGATTGGAAGAGGAGGGCATGGAGGATTGGAGGCGGTTCAAGGAAGCTGGTTTCTTGGACGAAGCGGCCTTGGAAAGGAGGGACCATGAGGCCCTTGTCGAAAGGCTCTCCAAGCTTGAAAGAGAG CTTTTTGATTACCAGTATAATATGGGCCTTCTCCTCATCGAGAAAAAAGAATGGACATCAAAGTGTGAAGAATTGACGCAAGAACTTGCTGAAGCTGAGGAGATCCTAAGACGTGAGCAGGCTGCACACTTGATTGCCTATTCTGAAGTTCAAAAGCGAGAGGAGAACTTGGCAAAAGCCTTAGATGTTGAAAAACAGTGTGTGGCAGAT CTTGAAAAGACATTACGTGATATTCAAGAAGAACATGCCCAGGTCAAGCTTAGTTCTGACACAAAGTTGGCTAATGCGAGTGCACTGGTTGCTGGAATTGAAGGAAAATCCTTGGAAGTGGAAGAAAAGATGCATGCTGCTGATGCTAAGCTTGCAGAGGTAAATAGAAAAAGTTCAGAATTGGAAATGAAACTGCAAGAGATGGAGGCCCGTGAAAGTCTGCTTCAAAGAGAGCGCCTCTCCTTAATTGCTGA ACGAGAAGCACATCAGGCAACCTTTTACAAACAGAGGGAAGACTTGAATGGGTGGGAGAGGAAACTAAACAAAGGAGAAGAGAGGCTGTCTGAGCTTAGGAGAACACTTAATCAGAGGGAGGAAAAGGCAAATGAGAATGATAGACTTCTCAAGCAGAAAGAGAGGAGTTTTGAAGAGGTACAaaataagattgatttgtCCACCTTGAAGTTAAAGGAGATGGAAGATGATGTAAGCAAACGATTTACTGATTTGGTTTCCAAAGAGAAG GAAGCTGAGTCCATGAGAAGTACTCTACAGGCAAAAGAGAAGGATCTAGTTGCATTGGAAGACATGCTTACTGCTAGAGAAAGG GTGGAGATTCAGAAACTTGTTAATGAGCAAAGGGTTATTCTTGATGCTAAAATGCAGGAGTTTGAGTTGGAACTGGAGGAAAAGAGAAAGTCTGTTAATGAGGAACTTGAAAGCAAGGTAAATGAAGTGAACCAGCAGGAAGCCGAACTTCACCACAAGgaagaaaaattgagaaaGCAAGAACAAGCATTGGATAAGAAGTtggagagagtgaaagagagagaaaaggacCTCGAGGCGAGGTTGAAAACTGTCAAGGACAGAGATAAGTTTGTGAAAACTGAGGAGAAAAAGTTGGAGTTGGAAAAGCAGCAACTGTACTCTGCTAAAGAGAGCTTGCAGGCTCTCAAAGATGAGATTGATAAGATAGGGGCTGAAACTAGTCAGCAGGAGTTAAGGATACGTGAAGAGTCTCAAAAGCTTAAAATAACTGAAGAGGAGAGGTCGGAACACATCCGTTTGCAGTCAGAATTGAAACAGCAGATAGACAGCTGCAGACATCAGGAGGAGTTGCTTTTGAAGGAACATGAAGATCTGAAACAGCaaagggaaaattttgagaaagagTGGGAAGTTTTGGATGAAAAAAGAGTTGAAATTACCATGCAACGAAAGGAAATTGTTGAAGAAAAGGATAAGTTCGAAAAGTTTCGACATTCAGAAGAAGAAAGGTTGAAGAAGGAGGAATCTGCCATGCGAGATTATGTTTGTAGGGAGATGGAATCAATCAGGCTGCAGAAAGAATCATTTGAAGCCTCAATGAAGCATGAGAAGTCAGTTCTATTGGAAGAAGCTCAGAATGAACACATTAAAATGCTTCAAGATTTTGAGCTGCAGAAAATGAATCTTGAAACTGATTTGCAGAATAGGTTTGATCAAAAGCAGAAAGATTTGCAGGAAAGGATTGTTGCATTTGAAGAGGTGAAGGAGAGAGAACTTGCTAATATGAGATGCTCGAAAGAAGATGTTGAGAGGgaaatggaagaaataaggTCTGCAAGGCTTGCTGTAGAAAGGGAAAAACAGGAAGTTGCAATTAACAGGGATAAGCTGAACGAGCAGCAGCAAGAAATGCGAAAGGATATTGATGAACTGGGTATACTTAGCAGCAGGCTCAAGGACCAGCGGGAACATTTTATCCGTGAAAGACATAGCTTCCTTGAATTTGTTGAGAAGCTTAAGTCTTGTAAGACCTGCGGAGAAATAACGAGGGACTTTGTACTCTCTAACTTCCAACTACCTGATGTGGAGGATAGGGAAATCGTTCCTCTTCCACGACTAGCTGATGAACTCATAAGGAATCATCAAGGTTATTTGGGTGCTTCTGGTGTTAAAAATATCAAGAGATCTCCTGAAGCTTATTCACAGTATCCTGAATCTGCTGGTCGCATGTCTTGGCTTCGCAAATGCACTACCAAGATTTTTAGCATTTCACCaacaaagagaaatgaaaGTAAAGCTGAAGGGCCCGGTGAGCTTACCAATAAGGAAGCAGGAGGAAATATTCATGAAAAGGCAGGAGAGCCATCTTTAAGGATTCCAGGTGACTCTATCAATAACCAATTGCTCCAATCTGATAAAATTGGAAAGGTGGATGATCGATCTGGTCCATCCCTTGATCATAGCTACACTGACAGTAAAGTGCAAGAAGTTCCTGAAGATTCTCAGCAGTCAGAGAGGAAGAGTGGTCGCCGCAAACCTGGAAGAAAACCTAAATCTGGACTGAATCGGACACGCTCAGTGAAGGCTGTAGTTGAAGATGCAAAACTATTCCTTGGTGAAAGTCCAGAAGAACCTGAGCCTAGTGAGAGTGTGCAGCCAGATGATATCAGCCATGCTAATGAAGAAAGTGCTGGTGTTTCTACTCATAGTGAGAACAGGGCACGCAATAATGCAAGAAAGCGGCGACGACCACAAGATTCCAAAATTACAGATACCGAGTTGGATGCTGCAGATAGTGAAGGACGTTCTGATAGTGTCACAACTGGTGGGCAAAGGAAGAGGCAACAGACAGCTGCTCAAGGCCTCCAAACCCCAGGGGAAAAAAGATACAATCTCAGGCGACCCAAGCT TACAGTCACAGCCAAGGCAGCCCAAGCCTCATCTGATTTGCTGAAGACTAGGCAGGAGCCTGATAGTGGTGTCGTGGAGGGAGGAGTTTCTGATACTGAGAACAGAAGTTCTAATTTAGTGCAGGTCACAACATTGAAAAATGTGGAGATTGTAGAAGAGAAG TTCAAAACAAGTGTGGATGTCGATGACAATGCCAATGCTGCAAAGCCAGTTGGGAGTGTGGATTTGAGTGAAGAAGTTGGTACAGCTGAAAATGGCAATGAAGATCAGAGTGTGAGCTCGATCGATGAAGATGAGGATGACTCTGATGATGAGATAGAACATCCGGGTGAAGTCTCAATAGGAAAGAAAATCTGGACCTTTTTTACCTCATGA